One window of the Cryptomeria japonica chromosome 7, Sugi_1.0, whole genome shotgun sequence genome contains the following:
- the LOC131029655 gene encoding magnesium-chelatase subunit ChlI has protein sequence MNKKIWSSLHFVNAPREQVMAMAISGIAGLSAASMAAVNYSSSESQLLAPVAPRSGQFFGNRLRTGCKMQLPKKRFRSTLCVNSVASEVLSTKQATKAVSKDNQRPVYPFAAIVGQDEMKLCLLLNVIDPKIGGVMIMGDRGTGKSTTVRSLVDLLPEITVVSGDPFNSDPYDPESMSEEVRQRVEREEELPVTMTKICMVDLPLGATEDRVCGTIDIEKALTEGVKAFEPGLLAKANRGILYVDEVNLLDDHLVDVLLDSAASGWNTVEREGISISHPSRFILIGSGNPEEGELRPQLLDRFGMHAQVGTVRDAELRVKIVEERASFDRDQKAFREKYKQEQEKLQSQIYEARERLSRVQMDHGIRVKISQVCSELNVDGLRGDIVTNRAAKALAALKGREEVRPEDVKIVIPNCLRHRLRKDPLESIDSGLLVEEKFYEVFG, from the exons ATGAACAAAAAGATATGGTCCTCTCTCCATTTTGTTAATGCACCCAGAGAGCAAGTCATGGCAATGGCAATCTCAGGAATAGCGGGACTTTCTGCTGCTTCCATGGCTGCTGTCAACTACTCATCTTCAGAATCTCAACTTCTTGCTCCTGTTGCCCCGCGTTCTG GCCAGTTCTTTGGAAATAGACTCCGAACGGGTTGCAAAATGCAACTGCCTAAGAAGAGGTTCAGGAGCACTTTATGCGTGAACAGTGTTGCGAGTGAAGTTTTATCGACTAAGCAG GCTACGAAGGCTGTATCCAAGGACAATCAGCGACCTGTGTATCCTTTTGCAGCAATTGTTGGTCAGGATGAGATGAAATTATGCCTTTTACTGAATGTGATTGACCCAAAAATTGGAGGGGTTATGATAATGGGTGACCGTGGTACAGGCAAATCAACCACAGTGAGATCACTTGTGGACTTGCTTCCAGAAATTACAGTGGTTTCTGGTGATCCGTTCAATTCTGATCCTTATGATCCGGAATCTATGAGCGAGGAGGTTCGGCAAAGAGTTGAAAGAGAAGAAGAACTTCCTGTCACAATGACAAAAATCTGTATGGTAGATTTGCCATTGGGTGCCACTGAGGATAGGGTTTGTGGAACTATTGATATTGAGAAGGCACTTACAGAGGGAGTTAAGGCATTTGAGCCTGGTCTTCTTGCAAAGGCTAACAGGGGAATTCTGTATGTTGATGAGGTTAATCTTCTTGATGATCATCTAGTAGATGTACTATTAGATTCTGCAGCTTCTGGATGGAACACCGTGGAGAGAGAAGGGATTTCAATCTCCCATCCCTCTCGTTTTATTCTCATTGGTTCTGGAAATCCAGAGGAAGGTGAGCTTCGTCCGCAACTGTTGGACAGATTTGGTATGCATGCCCAGGTTGGGACAGTAAGAGATGCGGAGTTAAGGGTCAAGATTGTGGAGGAGAGAGCAAGTTTTGACAGAGACCAAAAGGCTTTTCGAGAGAAATATAAGCAAGAGCAGGAAAAGCTTCAGAGTCAGATTTATGAGGCTAGGGAGCGGCTTTCTAGAGTTCAAATGGATCATGGCATTCGTGTTAAGATATCCCAAGTATGTTCTGAGCTGAATGTGGATGGCTTGAGAGGTGATATAGTGACTAACAGGGCTGCCAAGGCTTTAGCTGCTCTGAAAGGAAGAGAAGAGGTACGTCCCGAAGATGTGAAGATTGTCATCCCAAATTGCTTGAGACACCGTCTCCGAAAAGATCCATTGGAATCCATTGACTCAGGTTTGCTTGTTGAAGAAAAATTCTACGAGGTATTTGGATGA